One window of the Alphaproteobacteria bacterium genome contains the following:
- the ccmB gene encoding heme exporter protein CcmB translates to MSEFLALLRRDVLLARRQGGATTSVAVFFILTVTLFPLGVGPESALLGRIASGVIWVAALLATMLSLDRMYQSDFEDGSLDLIALSPLPLELVSLAKTLAHWATTGLLLVVLSPLLGVLMQLDASAFPTLIAAMALGTPTLSLLGGIGAALTVGVKRGGVLLSLLVIPLFIPVLIFGVAAVDAAASGLSPRPHLLILGALFLFSAVLAPLAGAAALRLNLE, encoded by the coding sequence ATGTCTGAGTTTCTCGCTCTCCTGCGCCGCGATGTGCTCCTCGCCCGGCGCCAGGGCGGTGCGACGACCAGCGTCGCCGTCTTCTTCATCCTGACGGTAACGCTTTTTCCCCTCGGGGTTGGGCCGGAATCGGCGCTCCTCGGACGGATTGCAAGCGGTGTCATCTGGGTGGCCGCACTTCTGGCCACCATGCTTTCTCTCGACCGCATGTATCAGAGCGATTTCGAAGACGGCAGTCTCGATCTGATCGCACTGAGCCCGCTGCCGCTGGAACTTGTATCGCTCGCCAAGACGCTCGCCCATTGGGCGACAACGGGCCTCTTGCTGGTGGTGCTGAGTCCGCTCCTCGGGGTACTGATGCAACTCGACGCGTCCGCTTTTCCGACACTGATCGCGGCAATGGCCTTGGGCACGCCGACCTTGAGCTTGTTGGGCGGCATCGGGGCGGCGCTTACCGTCGGCGTCAAGCGCGGCGGGGTCTTGCTTTCGCTCCTGGTCATCCCGCTCTTTATCCCCGTGTTGATCTTCGGCGTCGCGGCCGTCGATGCGGCAGCCAGCGGGCTGTCGCCGCGCCCTCATTTGCTGATCCTAGGGGCCCTTTTCCTATTCTCGGCCGTTCTTGCACCGCTCGCGGGCGCGGCGGCGCTGCGACTGAATTTGGAATAA
- the ccmE gene encoding cytochrome c maturation protein CcmE, with protein MRPKRRRLYFVLAGMSALAVAVALALAAFEDNLVFFNSPTDVYAKEVPQDRRFRLGGLVEEESVAKSADGLTTTFRVTDLNRAVPVAYTGILPDLFREGQGIVADGHLNADGTFVADNVLAKHDENYMPPEVAEALKKSGKWKGGSE; from the coding sequence ATGAGACCGAAACGCCGCCGCTTGTATTTCGTGCTGGCCGGGATGTCCGCACTCGCCGTCGCGGTCGCCTTGGCCTTGGCCGCCTTCGAGGACAACCTCGTCTTCTTCAACAGCCCCACCGACGTGTATGCGAAAGAAGTCCCGCAGGATCGGCGCTTCAGACTAGGCGGCTTGGTCGAAGAAGAGTCGGTCGCCAAATCCGCGGACGGATTGACCACCACCTTCAGAGTGACCGATCTGAATCGCGCGGTGCCGGTAGCCTATACCGGAATCTTGCCCGACCTGTTCCGCGAGGGTCAGGGAATCGTGGCCGACGGCCATCTCAACGCCGACGGCACCTTCGTTGCCGACAACGTCCTGGCAAAACACGACGAAAATTATATGCCGCCGGAAGTCGCCGAAGCGCTGAAAAAGAGCGGCAAATGGAAAGGTGGTTCGGAGTGA
- a CDS encoding heme ABC transporter permease → MHRFANPARFVRISSALLPWLTGATAILFGIGLYLGLFVSPPDYQQGDSVRIMYVHVPAATLASGVYAFMAIASAVALIWRHPLADIAAKSAAPIGAVFTLIALITGALWGQPTWGTWWVWDARLTSVLIMLFLYLGYMGLWEAFDDDRRAAKAAAILALVGAVNLPIIKFSVDWWNTLHQPASIIRVGGPTIHPDLLSPLAVMWGGFACFFAVVLILRMQREIVARRIQALQTLYVAADGHAAAET, encoded by the coding sequence ATGCATCGTTTCGCCAACCCCGCGCGCTTTGTGCGTATTAGCTCCGCCCTCCTGCCGTGGCTCACCGGCGCAACTGCCATTTTGTTCGGGATCGGGCTGTACCTGGGATTATTTGTGTCGCCGCCCGACTATCAGCAAGGGGACAGCGTAAGGATCATGTACGTGCATGTCCCCGCCGCGACGCTGGCCTCAGGCGTGTACGCATTCATGGCAATCGCCAGCGCGGTTGCGTTGATCTGGCGTCACCCGCTGGCCGACATCGCGGCAAAGTCCGCAGCGCCGATCGGCGCGGTCTTTACCCTTATCGCCCTCATCACCGGCGCGCTGTGGGGCCAACCGACTTGGGGCACCTGGTGGGTGTGGGATGCACGGCTGACCTCCGTATTGATCATGTTATTCCTCTACTTGGGATACATGGGTCTGTGGGAAGCCTTCGACGACGACCGCCGGGCCGCCAAAGCCGCTGCTATTTTGGCCTTGGTCGGCGCGGTCAATCTTCCCATCATCAAATTCTCCGTCGACTGGTGGAACACGCTGCATCAGCCAGCCAGCATCATTCGGGTTGGCGGCCCGACCATTCACCCCGACCTTCTGTCGCCCCTTGCCGTGATGTGGGGCGGATTTGCGTGTTTCTTTGCGGTCGTTCTTATCTTGCGCATGCAACGAGAGATCGTTGCCCGGCGAATCCAGGCCCTGCAAACGCTGTATGTTGCAGCCGACGGCCATGCGGCGGCTGAAACCTAG
- a CDS encoding heme lyase CcmF/NrfE family subunit, producing MIAELGHFAIILALIVAIVQGTLPLIGAQLRIPSLTAVARPTATVHFFLVAFAFVALTHAFVTSDFSVLNVWQNSHTDKPLLYKISGVWGNHEGSLLLWVLILATFGAGVAVLGNNLPFSLRTRVVAVQGLIGVGFLLLLVFTSNPFERVFPVPAQGNGLNPLLQDPGLAFHPPFLYFGYVGFSIAFSFAVAALIEGKVDAAWARWVRPWTLASWTALTIGIAMGSWWAYYELGWGGWWFWDPVENASFMPWLLGTALLHSAIVVEKRDSLKSWTVLLAILTFSFSLLGTFIVRSGVLTSVHAFSTDPERGIFILAFLVVAIGGSLALYAWRAPSLKGGGIFAPVSREGALVLNNLLLVAATATVLIGTMYPLFLDAITGEKVTVGPPFFNATFVPLMVPLLAVMAIGPMMPWKRADLAGTLGRLKIAAAATIAIALMTLYFSGFDPILAVLGIALGTWLVVGAASDIGDRTKLFRLPFPDSLRRARNLPRSAWGGAIAHAGLGVAILGIAGSLSWETERLQIMRPGDRAEIAGYELEFDGVVPVRGPNYDAVRGTFRIYKDDKLIDVMTPETRRFTDPPMVTTEAAIRPHNFGDLYAVVGESNGDGGYAARIYHKPMINWLWIGALLMALGGLVSLTDRRLRVGAPARRTATSAAKIPTPQRAN from the coding sequence GTGATCGCCGAGCTCGGGCATTTTGCGATCATCTTGGCGCTCATCGTCGCCATCGTGCAGGGCACCCTGCCGTTGATCGGCGCGCAACTTCGCATTCCGTCCCTGACCGCGGTCGCGCGGCCCACGGCAACAGTGCATTTCTTCCTGGTTGCCTTCGCGTTCGTCGCACTGACCCACGCCTTCGTGACCTCGGATTTCTCCGTTCTCAACGTCTGGCAGAACTCCCATACCGACAAACCGCTGCTCTACAAGATCAGCGGCGTATGGGGGAATCACGAAGGCTCGCTCCTGCTATGGGTGTTGATCCTGGCGACGTTCGGCGCCGGTGTCGCCGTCCTCGGCAACAACTTGCCTTTTTCGCTTCGCACCCGCGTCGTCGCCGTTCAAGGGTTGATCGGCGTTGGATTTCTGCTGCTCCTCGTTTTCACATCGAATCCGTTCGAACGGGTCTTTCCCGTCCCCGCGCAGGGCAACGGACTGAACCCATTGCTACAGGATCCTGGGCTCGCCTTTCACCCGCCGTTTCTCTATTTCGGCTATGTCGGATTTTCCATTGCCTTTTCGTTTGCCGTCGCCGCACTGATCGAAGGCAAGGTCGATGCCGCTTGGGCGCGTTGGGTGCGGCCATGGACCCTCGCCTCCTGGACAGCATTGACGATCGGCATCGCGATGGGGAGCTGGTGGGCCTACTACGAACTGGGGTGGGGCGGCTGGTGGTTCTGGGATCCAGTCGAGAACGCGTCCTTCATGCCGTGGCTACTCGGCACCGCACTCCTGCATAGCGCTATCGTGGTGGAGAAACGCGATTCGCTAAAGTCGTGGACCGTTCTGCTCGCGATACTGACCTTTTCCTTCAGCCTGCTCGGCACGTTCATCGTCCGGTCGGGCGTCCTGACATCCGTGCACGCCTTTTCCACCGATCCGGAACGCGGCATCTTCATCCTCGCCTTCCTCGTTGTGGCGATCGGCGGGTCGCTGGCGCTATACGCCTGGCGCGCACCGTCCCTCAAAGGCGGTGGAATCTTCGCGCCGGTGAGCCGCGAAGGCGCCTTGGTGCTAAACAACTTGCTGCTGGTAGCGGCGACCGCCACGGTTTTGATCGGGACGATGTACCCGCTGTTCCTCGATGCAATCACTGGCGAAAAAGTCACGGTCGGTCCGCCATTCTTCAACGCGACCTTTGTGCCGCTGATGGTCCCGCTCCTTGCGGTCATGGCAATCGGCCCAATGATGCCCTGGAAAAGAGCGGACCTCGCGGGGACGCTCGGCCGCCTCAAGATCGCTGCGGCCGCAACGATCGCGATTGCCCTAATGACGCTGTATTTCTCCGGCTTCGACCCGATCTTGGCGGTTCTTGGCATCGCGCTGGGCACATGGCTGGTGGTTGGCGCCGCCAGCGACATCGGCGACCGGACCAAGTTGTTCCGCCTTCCGTTCCCCGACTCGCTGCGGCGTGCCCGCAATCTGCCCCGTTCGGCCTGGGGGGGCGCCATCGCCCATGCCGGACTGGGCGTCGCCATCCTCGGCATTGCAGGTTCCCTTTCATGGGAAACCGAGCGACTGCAAATCATGCGACCGGGGGACCGGGCGGAGATCGCCGGCTACGAGTTGGAGTTCGATGGAGTCGTTCCGGTGCGCGGACCGAACTACGACGCTGTCCGGGGGACCTTCCGCATTTACAAGGACGACAAACTCATCGACGTGATGACGCCCGAGACGCGCCGTTTCACCGACCCACCGATGGTCACGACCGAAGCCGCCATTCGCCCGCATAACTTCGGCGACCTCTACGCAGTTGTCGGCGAATCGAACGGCGACGGCGGCTACGCCGCCCGGATCTATCACAAGCCGATGATCAATTGGCTTTGGATCGGCGCGCTTCTCATGGCATTGGGCGGACTGGTTTCGTTGACCGACCGTCGACTACGGGTCGGCGCGCCGGCACGACGGACAGCAACGAGCGCCGCAAAGATACCGACGCCCCAGCGGGCAAACTAG
- a CDS encoding cytochrome c-type biogenesis protein CcmH, translating to MQRINMRRLALFAFVFAVLASPAAAQYIDQALPDPVLEQRALQLNKDIRCLVCQNQAISDSNATLARQLRTIVRERVAAGDSDTEVRAYLVDRYGDWVLMRPPLKASTVVLWGAPFAILAAILLGVALFVVRRRKRDAAQLDPLSDDEEARLAAILHDRT from the coding sequence ATGCAACGGATAAATATGCGCCGCCTCGCTTTGTTCGCCTTTGTCTTCGCCGTTCTGGCAAGTCCAGCTGCTGCGCAATACATCGATCAGGCCCTACCCGACCCCGTCCTCGAGCAACGCGCCTTGCAACTCAACAAGGATATCCGCTGCCTCGTCTGTCAGAACCAAGCAATTTCTGATTCCAACGCGACACTCGCGCGCCAACTTCGAACGATCGTGCGCGAGCGCGTTGCGGCAGGCGACAGCGACACCGAAGTGAGGGCCTATCTCGTTGACCGCTACGGCGACTGGGTCTTGATGCGACCACCCTTGAAAGCGAGCACCGTCGTTCTGTGGGGAGCCCCCTTCGCAATCCTCGCCGCCATCTTGCTCGGGGTTGCCTTGTTCGTCGTGCGCCGGCGAAAACGGGACGCCGCACAGCTGGACCCGTTGAGCGACGACGAGGAGGCCCGCCTCGCGGCCATACTCCATGACCGGACCTGA
- a CDS encoding DsbE family thiol:disulfide interchange protein produces MRLRFLLPILGFAALAVALGVGLTLKPREIPSALIGKPVPVFDLPPVQGRTAGLSSADLKLNTPVLVNVFASWCGPCREEHPLFMELARTTDIKIYGLNQRDTPEDAARWLETFGDPYDRTGADITGRVSIDWGVYGVPETFVVDGSGCIQYKHISVMTRTVLEKEILPRLRGERHVPCNG; encoded by the coding sequence ATGCGGCTGCGTTTCCTATTGCCCATCCTAGGGTTTGCCGCGCTCGCCGTCGCACTCGGTGTTGGCCTCACGTTAAAGCCGCGCGAAATTCCCTCTGCGCTTATTGGAAAACCGGTTCCCGTGTTCGATCTCCCCCCCGTGCAGGGCCGAACGGCAGGACTGTCGAGTGCGGACTTGAAGCTAAACACCCCCGTCCTAGTCAACGTCTTCGCGTCGTGGTGCGGCCCCTGCCGTGAAGAACATCCACTCTTTATGGAATTAGCGCGGACAACCGATATTAAGATCTACGGCCTGAACCAGCGCGACACGCCCGAGGATGCGGCGCGCTGGCTTGAGACCTTCGGAGACCCTTACGATCGAACCGGCGCCGATATCACCGGGCGGGTTTCGATCGATTGGGGAGTCTATGGGGTGCCCGAAACCTTTGTCGTCGATGGCTCCGGCTGCATCCAATACAAGCACATCAGCGTGATGACCCGAACGGTTCTGGAAAAAGAGATCCTGCCGCGCTTGCGCGGGGAGCGGCACGTGCCATGCAACGGATAA
- the ccmD gene encoding heme exporter protein CcmD — protein sequence MAAILHMGGYGAFVWPAFGVTAVLLVGLFLRSRLALKIDQKTLDLLQQARRGRRRDLTGAQKESDT from the coding sequence ATGGCGGCAATTCTTCATATGGGCGGATACGGGGCCTTCGTTTGGCCGGCCTTCGGGGTAACTGCCGTCCTCCTCGTGGGCCTATTCCTGCGCAGCCGCCTTGCCTTGAAGATCGATCAAAAGACGCTAGATCTTCTGCAGCAGGCGCGGCGTGGACGGCGGCGCGACCTCACTGGCGCCCAGAAAGAATCGGACACCTAG
- the acnA gene encoding aconitate hydratase AcnA, with protein sequence MASIGRDTLKTRRTLKVGNRSYEYFSIKAAQKALDVDLSTLPLSLKVLFENLLRYEDGRTVKVSDVKAMASWLKRRKMAREIAYRPARVLMQDFTGVPAVVDLAAMRDAVAATGGDPAKINPLSPVDLVIDHSVMVDTFGTASAFKNNVQFEYERNMERYEFLRWGQEAFDNFRVVPPGVGICHQVNLEYLARVVWTDKVAGKTFAYPDTLVGTDSHTTMVNGLSVLGWGVGGIEAEAAMLGQPISMLIPEVVGFRLSGKPKEGTTATDLVLTVTQMLRKMGVVGKFVEFYGPGLSQLSLADRATISNMAPEYGATCGFFPVDDETLAYLRATGRKKADIDLVEKYAKAQGLWRTSRGPEPTFSATMELDISTVEPSLAGPKRPQDRLPLSTAASGFKAGLESEYGVKDKEKSVKVRGANYELTHGDVVIAAITSCTNTSNPAVMLGAGLVARNAVAKGLKVKPWVKTSLAPGSKVVSEYLEHAGLQDDLNKLGFNLVGYGCTTCIGNSGPLPTPISDAIGAGDLVAAAVLSGNRNFEGRVSPHTRANYLASPMLVVAYAIAGNMKIDLFKDPIGEDKKGKPVYLADIWPSNEEIHRTIRRSVKPSMFRDEYANATVGDARWRKIKTGGGLTYDWNKKSTYVKNPPYFEALSLELSKVSDIKGARLLALLGDSITTDHISPAGSIKEAGPAGDYLKKHGVKPADFNSYGSRRGNHEVMMRGTFANIRLRNEMAPGTEGGVTRYQPGGKQMSIYDASMAYQEKGIKLVIVAGKEYGTGSSRDWAAKGTRLLGVGAVIAESFERIHRSNLVGMGVLPLEFKNGMTRKSLKLDGSEVIDIVGIEKGIKPLMDVSCRITYSDGKSKSVDLLCRIDTANEVDYYLNGGILHYVLRNLIAGTA encoded by the coding sequence GTGGCGTCGATCGGTCGGGACACTCTCAAAACGCGCCGGACATTGAAGGTCGGCAATCGCAGCTACGAGTACTTCAGCATCAAAGCCGCGCAAAAGGCGCTCGACGTTGATCTCAGTACGTTGCCTCTCTCGCTCAAGGTGTTGTTCGAAAACCTGCTGCGATACGAAGACGGGCGCACTGTCAAAGTTTCCGACGTGAAGGCCATGGCGTCGTGGTTGAAGCGGCGCAAGATGGCGCGCGAAATCGCTTACCGGCCGGCACGCGTATTGATGCAAGACTTTACCGGGGTTCCCGCAGTGGTCGATTTGGCCGCCATGCGCGATGCCGTCGCTGCAACCGGTGGCGACCCCGCCAAGATCAATCCACTGTCGCCCGTCGACCTGGTGATCGACCATTCAGTGATGGTGGATACCTTCGGGACAGCGTCGGCCTTTAAGAACAACGTGCAGTTTGAATACGAGCGCAACATGGAACGCTACGAGTTCCTGCGCTGGGGTCAGGAAGCGTTCGACAATTTCCGCGTGGTGCCGCCAGGCGTCGGTATTTGCCATCAAGTGAATCTCGAGTATCTCGCGCGTGTCGTGTGGACCGATAAGGTTGCAGGCAAGACCTTTGCCTATCCCGACACGCTGGTCGGCACCGATAGCCACACGACGATGGTGAACGGGTTGTCGGTCCTCGGTTGGGGGGTCGGCGGTATCGAGGCCGAGGCGGCGATGCTCGGGCAACCGATCTCGATGCTGATTCCCGAGGTCGTCGGGTTCCGCTTGAGCGGCAAGCCCAAGGAGGGCACCACCGCGACCGATCTCGTGCTGACCGTGACGCAAATGCTGCGCAAGATGGGCGTGGTCGGCAAGTTCGTCGAGTTCTACGGCCCAGGTTTGTCGCAGCTGTCGCTCGCAGACCGTGCCACGATCTCGAACATGGCGCCGGAATACGGTGCGACCTGCGGGTTCTTTCCGGTCGACGACGAGACCCTCGCCTATTTGCGGGCCACCGGCCGCAAGAAGGCCGATATCGACCTTGTCGAAAAATACGCCAAGGCCCAGGGATTGTGGCGGACGTCGCGGGGTCCCGAGCCGACGTTTTCGGCGACGATGGAACTCGACATTTCGACGGTCGAACCGAGCCTCGCCGGTCCGAAGCGGCCGCAGGACCGTCTCCCGCTGTCGACCGCCGCGTCGGGCTTCAAGGCTGGTCTCGAAAGCGAATACGGCGTTAAGGATAAGGAAAAAAGCGTCAAGGTTCGCGGCGCCAACTATGAACTGACCCATGGCGACGTCGTCATCGCAGCCATCACGAGTTGCACCAATACGTCCAATCCGGCCGTGATGCTTGGCGCAGGCTTGGTCGCGCGCAATGCGGTGGCGAAGGGCCTGAAGGTCAAGCCCTGGGTCAAGACCTCGCTTGCGCCCGGATCTAAGGTCGTCAGCGAGTACCTCGAACATGCCGGCCTCCAGGACGACCTGAATAAACTCGGGTTCAACTTGGTGGGTTACGGTTGTACGACGTGTATCGGCAATTCCGGTCCGCTCCCGACGCCGATTTCGGACGCCATCGGCGCCGGCGATCTTGTGGCCGCCGCGGTGCTGTCGGGTAATCGCAATTTCGAAGGACGGGTTAGTCCGCATACGCGCGCCAACTACCTCGCCTCACCGATGCTGGTTGTGGCCTATGCGATCGCCGGCAACATGAAGATCGATCTCTTCAAGGATCCGATCGGCGAGGATAAGAAGGGCAAGCCGGTTTATCTCGCAGATATTTGGCCGTCGAACGAAGAGATCCACAGGACTATTCGCCGTTCCGTCAAGCCGTCCATGTTCCGCGACGAGTACGCGAACGCGACGGTGGGTGACGCGCGCTGGCGCAAGATCAAGACGGGCGGCGGGTTGACCTACGACTGGAACAAGAAATCGACCTACGTCAAGAACCCACCCTACTTCGAGGCGTTGTCGCTGGAACTATCCAAAGTCTCCGACATAAAAGGTGCGCGCCTCCTCGCGTTGCTGGGTGATTCGATCACAACCGATCACATTTCTCCGGCCGGTTCCATCAAGGAGGCCGGGCCCGCCGGCGACTATCTAAAGAAGCATGGCGTGAAGCCCGCCGACTTCAATTCCTACGGTTCGCGCCGCGGCAACCACGAAGTGATGATGCGCGGCACGTTTGCCAACATCCGGCTGCGCAACGAAATGGCGCCGGGCACCGAGGGTGGGGTCACGCGCTACCAACCTGGCGGCAAGCAAATGTCGATCTACGACGCTTCGATGGCCTACCAAGAGAAGGGCATCAAACTCGTGATCGTTGCGGGCAAGGAGTATGGCACCGGGTCGTCGCGCGACTGGGCCGCGAAGGGGACCCGTCTGCTTGGCGTCGGCGCCGTCATCGCCGAGAGTTTCGAGCGCATCCATCGCTCCAACCTCGTCGGGATGGGCGTGCTCCCGCTTGAATTCAAGAACGGGATGACGCGCAAGAGCCTCAAGCTCGACGGCAGCGAAGTGATCGACATTGTCGGGATCGAAAAGGGTATCAAGCCGCTGATGGATGTCAGTTGCCGCATTACCTATTCGGACGGGAAGTCGAAGTCCGTCGATCTTCTGTGCCGCATCGATACCGCAAACGAGGTCGACTATTACCTCAACGGCGGCATCCTTCATTACGTCCTGAGGAACTTGATCGCCGGCACCGCGTAG
- the ccmI gene encoding c-type cytochrome biogenesis protein CcmI encodes MIWIVIALILLATVVAIALPALNARAPQSTTADHDLAVFADQMAELDRERERDLISAAEYASARAEIGRRILLAERGATDPTAPVRGRRSNLAVAVGVLLMVPLVAGPIYLWRGNPSLVGATVAAPDRPADGIRDPETMASLQQSIARLIARLEAAPDDFDGWALLGRSYMVTQEPLRAIDAYRKAIELRPEDGAVRSFLGEAIVFSAAGTVTEAAQTAFRYALTLDPSDPAARFYLALAQAQAGNLRAAFDDWLNLAGDTPVDAPWRPMLMQQLQAAAKDLDVDLASVLPEGRAPAPALAQSARGPSREDVEAAQEMSPQDRDQMIRGMVAGLAARLEENPNDAEGWERLARSYRVLGETAKAADAEARALGVREQAAGQREPRQAASPNRAESPTPSGQPDAAQQEMIEGMVASLAARLEDAPLDREGWLRLTRSYEVLGKIALAQQSYEKALDHFPEDVEILQLFARSVVNQAESDAPLPTQAFNLYRRVLEIQRGNPEALYFVGLGEAERDNREEARRHWTRLLESLEPGAEARAIVQRRLRELGTP; translated from the coding sequence ATGATTTGGATTGTTATCGCATTGATTTTGCTCGCGACTGTCGTCGCCATTGCGCTCCCGGCCTTGAATGCCCGGGCACCCCAGAGCACGACGGCGGACCATGACCTTGCCGTATTTGCCGACCAAATGGCGGAACTCGATCGCGAGCGCGAGCGCGACTTGATCAGTGCCGCCGAGTATGCATCTGCCCGCGCAGAGATCGGCCGTCGAATTCTCTTGGCCGAACGGGGTGCGACCGACCCAACCGCCCCCGTAAGGGGCCGACGGAGCAATCTTGCCGTCGCGGTCGGTGTGCTTCTAATGGTTCCGCTTGTCGCCGGGCCGATCTACCTATGGCGTGGTAATCCGAGCCTAGTTGGCGCTACCGTCGCCGCCCCGGACCGTCCTGCGGACGGGATCCGCGACCCCGAAACCATGGCGAGCCTACAACAGTCGATTGCTCGGTTGATCGCTCGTCTGGAGGCGGCGCCCGACGATTTCGACGGCTGGGCTTTGCTCGGGCGTTCCTACATGGTGACGCAGGAACCATTGCGCGCGATCGATGCCTACCGAAAGGCGATTGAGCTGCGGCCGGAGGACGGTGCGGTCCGATCGTTTCTTGGCGAGGCTATCGTCTTTTCCGCCGCCGGCACGGTGACCGAGGCCGCCCAAACGGCGTTTCGGTACGCACTCACCTTGGATCCTTCCGACCCCGCAGCACGGTTCTATCTCGCGCTGGCGCAAGCACAGGCGGGCAACCTGCGCGCCGCATTCGACGACTGGCTCAATTTGGCCGGCGACACACCGGTGGACGCCCCGTGGCGACCGATGTTGATGCAACAACTGCAGGCCGCTGCCAAAGATCTAGACGTCGATCTCGCGTCGGTTCTCCCCGAGGGGCGCGCACCGGCACCGGCACTGGCCCAAAGCGCCCGCGGGCCGAGTCGCGAAGACGTCGAAGCGGCGCAAGAAATGTCGCCCCAGGACCGCGATCAAATGATCCGCGGCATGGTCGCGGGCCTGGCCGCGCGCCTCGAGGAAAACCCCAACGATGCCGAGGGATGGGAGCGCCTTGCCCGGTCCTACCGCGTCCTCGGCGAAACGGCGAAGGCCGCCGACGCCGAGGCGCGGGCACTCGGCGTCCGCGAACAGGCGGCCGGTCAGCGTGAACCACGCCAAGCGGCCAGCCCGAACAGGGCAGAATCCCCGACTCCCTCGGGCCAGCCTGACGCCGCGCAGCAAGAAATGATCGAGGGCATGGTCGCGAGTCTCGCGGCGCGGCTTGAAGACGCCCCCCTGGACAGGGAAGGGTGGCTGCGGCTGACGCGGTCCTACGAGGTTCTGGGAAAAATCGCCCTCGCGCAGCAGTCCTACGAAAAGGCCCTCGACCATTTTCCCGAGGACGTCGAGATTTTGCAGCTATTTGCCCGGTCAGTCGTCAACCAGGCCGAATCCGATGCGCCCCTGCCGACGCAAGCCTTCAACCTTTATCGCCGCGTTCTGGAAATCCAGCGGGGCAACCCGGAGGCGCTGTATTTCGTCGGTTTGGGAGAAGCCGAACGGGATAACCGCGAAGAGGCGCGGCGGCATTGGACGCGTTTGCTTGAGTCGCTTGAACCGGGCGCCGAGGCCCGGGCGATCGTTCAACGACGTCTTCGAGAGTTGGGTACCCCTTAA
- the ccmA gene encoding heme ABC exporter ATP-binding protein CcmA — MTSAPRREVFRADRLTCIRGQRLVFADLSFAVAPGQVTLLRGPNGSGKSSLLRLVAGLLKPASGQMSWGAATAPPDPDFHRRQIRYVGHQDAVKPSLSVAENLVYWSAIYGAPQSDRAAVDAALATQALDGLADLPARLLSAGQRRRLNLVRLTLSPGHLWLLDEPTVTLDADSVRRLEAGLRAHLSNAGSALIATHAPLSIDAQETVELSLARTLESEDV, encoded by the coding sequence ATGACTTCTGCCCCCCGGCGCGAAGTATTCCGGGCCGACCGACTGACCTGTATTCGCGGCCAACGGCTTGTGTTTGCCGACCTATCCTTCGCGGTAGCGCCGGGCCAGGTAACGCTGCTGCGCGGGCCAAACGGGAGCGGCAAGTCAAGCTTGCTTCGCTTGGTGGCCGGACTCCTGAAACCGGCAAGCGGACAAATGTCCTGGGGCGCCGCGACCGCCCCGCCCGATCCGGATTTCCACCGGCGGCAAATCAGGTATGTCGGCCACCAGGATGCGGTGAAGCCGTCTTTGAGCGTCGCCGAAAACCTCGTCTACTGGTCGGCGATTTATGGCGCACCCCAATCCGACCGCGCGGCGGTCGACGCCGCGCTGGCGACGCAGGCACTCGACGGCCTCGCCGACCTTCCCGCTCGGCTGTTGTCGGCCGGTCAGCGGCGCAGACTCAACCTCGTTCGCCTAACGCTGTCGCCCGGCCACCTGTGGCTTCTCGACGAACCGACGGTAACCCTCGATGCCGACAGCGTTCGGCGCCTTGAGGCCGGCCTGCGCGCCCATCTTTCCAACGCCGGCAGCGCTTTGATCGCAACACATGCTCCGCTGTCGATCGACGCCCAGGAGACCGTCGAGTTGTCGTTGGCGCGGACTTTGGAGTCGGAAGATGTCTGA